In bacterium, the following are encoded in one genomic region:
- a CDS encoding ABC transporter permease, with translation GLSNTAVMLRHALRNALIPVITIIGINFASLLGGAVATETVFAWPGLGRATVDAIRVRDLPVVEGCVMFLAFVFVLTNLIVDLSYAWLDPRIRLDGSQEKA, from the coding sequence GGGCTGTCGAACACGGCGGTCATGCTCCGTCATGCCCTCAGGAACGCCCTCATTCCGGTAATCACCATCATCGGCATCAACTTCGCCTCGCTGCTCGGCGGCGCTGTCGCGACCGAAACGGTATTCGCGTGGCCGGGCCTCGGACGGGCGACGGTCGATGCCATCCGTGTACGCGATCTGCCGGTCGTCGAGGGATGCGTGATGTTCCTTGCGTTTGTTTTCGTGCTGACCAACCTCATCGTCGATCTGTCATATGCATGGCTCGACCCGCGGATACGGCTCGACGGCTCGCAGGAGAAAGCGTGA
- a CDS encoding ABC transporter permease, with amino-acid sequence MNKPVRRPSSLRALVRSRSAVIGLVIVALFIFCAAFAPLLTGHDPYEVDLSIKELPPSSTNLFGTDNLGRDVFARVMYGTRISLKVGILAMSISLLIGTALGALSGYFGGKTDSFIMRITDVFLALPAAILALAVMAVFENPSVNKIFLVLGLIGWTTVARLVRSRVMEIRNEDYVVGAVALGFSPMRILVRHVMPNALAPIIVMGTIGIAGNILTEAWLSFLGLGAEPHIPSWGRMITEGQAYLATASRPWIYVFPGVALFLTVMGFNLLGDGLRDILDPTLKE; translated from the coding sequence ATGAATAAACCGGTTCGCAGACCCTCCAGTCTCCGGGCGCTCGTCCGATCCCGCAGCGCCGTTATAGGGCTTGTAATCGTAGCTCTCTTTATCTTCTGTGCGGCGTTTGCCCCCCTGCTGACTGGCCACGACCCGTATGAAGTCGACCTCAGCATCAAGGAGCTGCCGCCGTCCTCGACCAACCTCTTCGGCACCGACAATCTCGGCCGCGATGTCTTTGCTCGGGTCATGTACGGGACACGCATATCCCTCAAAGTCGGCATACTTGCCATGAGCATATCGCTCCTGATAGGTACGGCGCTCGGGGCGCTGTCAGGGTATTTCGGCGGGAAAACCGACTCATTCATCATGCGCATCACCGATGTATTTCTTGCCCTTCCCGCTGCAATCCTTGCGCTCGCGGTCATGGCAGTCTTCGAAAATCCATCGGTCAACAAGATTTTTCTGGTGCTTGGACTGATTGGTTGGACAACCGTGGCCCGTCTCGTGCGCTCGAGGGTCATGGAGATCAGAAACGAGGATTATGTTGTCGGCGCGGTGGCGCTCGGATTCAGCCCGATGCGGATTCTTGTCAGGCATGTGATGCCCAATGCCCTCGCCCCCATCATCGTCATGGGTACCATCGGAATCGCGGGAAACATACTTACCGAGGCATGGCTGTCGTTTCTCGGTCTTGGCGCCGAGCCGCATATTCCCTCCTGGGGGCGCATGATAACCGAGGGACAGGCTTATCTGGCGACTGCCTCACGGCCATGGATATATGTATTCCCCGGTGTGGCGCTCTTCCTGACCGTCATGGGATTCAACCTGCTCGGCGACGGACTGAGGGACATACTGGACCCGACGCTCAAAGAATGA